The following proteins are encoded in a genomic region of Thunnus maccoyii chromosome 8, fThuMac1.1, whole genome shotgun sequence:
- the immt gene encoding MICOS complex subunit MIC60, producing the protein MLRACLRGANSTVRKNYGRTDLLNLQHCRHYTAGESSGSAAKVIATGLVTVGGGIGGTILYAKWDHKFRAAVEKNVPYSDWLLGLALGPASQDAGLPIKKQMELVQPPSMLDKQVKASKAKTEKKVKEAAESPAKETSPSPTQPAQTIEEASAEASHIISAISEVPSVPAPCDTEAAAVKEECKECHDHEDTPVTAGVHPDIESATEPLKERPVEEVAARLAQQDQEEQDLLASVSASLEDSLASSAQATLQAIGAQEAALQAITRHTLKLKEAMEAEVPPEEKSAQWKDLEASVADRTSAVNDAGTALLKANKALDSLKSMIDKSKELKVTAVRPLVLAAEENLHNMVVDLDKVVTKVQSAESEAKIVSQYSELVNEAKQQFQREVSSLTPEIQANWKGLTGKLSADDLNALIAHAHRRIDQLNRELAEQRVREQIHIDGALEQQKLEHQKALEKTVNTSLQHAKEDARLEQEKKLSELREVMEAEMRTQLRRQAAAHTDHVRDVLKVQEQELKTEAEQVLNSKMLEQETHYRQLSQEQLDNFTLDMNTAYARLKGMEEAIDSHVVAEEEARKAHQLWLSVEALNYTLKTADADSLTKPLESAAQAVRDSCHDNEFALALASALPGESLQRGVYSEASLRARFNSLRSLARRVALIDESHNSLYQYFLSYIQAALLFEDKQEAPPAQLSSEDLDPFKLLSYASYCLEHGDLELAAKLVNQLRGEARRAVEDWLTEARLTLETRQVISLLSAYANAVGLGTTQAP; encoded by the exons ATGCTGAGGGCTTGTCTGAGAGGAGCTAATTCCACAGTCCGG AAGAACTATGGGAGAACTGATCTACTCAATCTGCAACACTGCCGGCACTATACAGCAGGAGAGAGCAG TGGTTCTGCTGCTAAAGTGATTGCTACAGGCTTGGTGACAGTAGGTGGTGGCATTGGAGGTACAATCCTCTACGCCAAATGGGACCACAAGTTTAGGGCAGCCGTGGAGAAAAACGTTCCATACTCAGACTGGCTGTTGGGTTTGGCTTTGGGACCTGCTTCCCAAGATGCCGGCCTCCCCATCAAGAAACAG ATGGAGTTGGTCCAGCCTCCCTCTATGCTGGACAAACAGGTGAAGGCATCCAAAGccaagacagagaaaaaggtgaaggaggcagcagagagtCCAGCCAAAGAGACAAGTCCATCCCCAACACAGCCTGCACAGACCATAGAGG AGGCTTCCGCAGAGGCAAGTCATATAATCTCAGCCATCAGTGAGGTCCCGTCAGTACCTGCTCCATGTgacacagaggcagcagcagtcaAAG AGGAGTGTAAAGAGTGCCATGACCATGAAGATACCCCAGTGACAGCAGGAGTTCACCCTGACATAGAGTCGGCAACAGAACCCCTGAAAGAGCGTCCAGTAGAAGAAGTGGCAGCCAGACTTGCTCAACAAGACCAGGAGGAACAGGACCTCCTGGCAT CTGTATCAGCCAGTCTTGAAGACTCACTGGCCAGCTCGGCTCAAGCAACACTGCAGGCTATCGGAGCTCAGGAGGCAGCCCTGCAGGCAATCACACGACACACACTTAAACTGAAGGAAGCAATGGAAGCAGAG GTTCCACCTGAGGAGAAGTCTGCCCAGTGGAAGGATCTAGAAGCTTCTGTTGCTGATAGAACCAGCGCTGTGAATGATGCTGGAACTGCGCTATTGAAAGCCAA TAAAGCTTTGGACAGTCTCAAGTCCATGATTGACAAGTCTAAAGAGTTGAAGGTCACTGCTGTTCGCCCACTTGTTTTAGCAGCAGAGGAGAATCTCCATAACATGGTGGTGGATTTGGACAAAGTGGTCACTAAG gtgcAGTCTGCAGAGTCAGAAGCAAAAATTGTTTCCCAGTACAGTGAACTGGTTAATGAAGCCAAACAACAGTTCCAGAGGGAAGTAAGCAGCCTTACTCCAGAGATCCAGGCCAACTGGAAGGGCCTCA CTGGTAAACTGTCAGCGGATGACCTGAACGCCCTAATCGCCCACGCACACCGTCGCATCGACCAGCTGAACCGAGAGCTGGCCGAGCAGAGAGTCCGAGAGCAGATCCACATCGATGGAGCGCTGGAGCAGCAGAAGTTGGAACACCAAAAAGCCCTGGAGAAAACTGTTAACACCTCCCTGCAGCACGCTAAGGAGGACGCCCGGCTGGAGCAGGAGAAGAAG ctGTCTGAGTTGAGGGAAGTGATGGAGGCAGAGATGAGGACTCAGCTCCGGCGTCAGGCAGCTGCTCACACAGACCACGTCCGAGATGTCCTCAAAGTCCAGGAGCAGGAGCTGAAAACTGAGGCTGAGCAG GTCCTGAACAGTAAGATGCTGGAACAGGAGACCCACTACCGTCAGCTGAGCCAGGAACAGCTGGATAACTTCACTCTGGATATGAACACTGCCTATGCAAGACTGAAGGGGATGGAGGAGGCCATAGACA GCCATGTGGTAGCAGAGGAGGAGGCCCGTAAAGCTCACCAGCTCTGGCTCTCTGTGGAGGCTCTCAACTACACTTTAAAGACCGCTGACGCCGATTCCCTCACTAAGCCTTTAGAGAGCGCCGCTCAGGCAGTGCGAGACAGCTGCCACGACAACGAATTTGCCCTGGCTCTGGCATCAGCTCTTCCAGGAGAATCCCTGCAGCGTGGTGTGTACAGTGAGGCCTCTCTCCGTGCCCGCTTCAACTCCCTACGCTCACTGGCTCGCCGGGTCGCCCTTATTGACGAATCTCACAACTCCTTGTACCAGTATTTCTTGTCCTACATTCAAGCTGCACTGCTGTTTGAGGATAAACAAGAAGCACCACCTGCCCAGCTGAGCAGTGAGGATTTAGACCCATTCAAGCTTCTGTCATATGCTAGCTACTGCTTGGAGCATGGGGATCTGGAGTTAGCAGCTAAACTGGTGAACCAGTTAAGAGGAGAGGCCAGGAGAGCAGTGGAGGACTGGCTGACTGAAGCCAGACTCACACTGGAAACCAGGCAGGTCATCAGTTTGCTGTCAGCTTATGCAAATGCTGTGGGATTAGGAACCACCCAGGCTCCATAG
- the LOC121902594 gene encoding histone RNA hairpin-binding protein isoform X3, whose protein sequence is MVHLVCRSQGPSRWSHCRKRGIDGSLRSSRDGGCRENDGNTDSRDRHSDSRHASFTTPESRGPVSRCGGQADWGSQVEDDEMRRDVHRDMQRYRRRILGAEVTQRERKTSSGSSGSCDSREGETMETDEAVLVRRQKQINYGKNTLAYDRYTKEVPKHMRQPGVHPKTPNKFRKYSRRSWDQQIKLWKVKLHAWDPPAEEGQDKVLDNIDELGLDDVMDIELDFPTLSDSQNAMASLNTHNLSLEGEDSSGTPVKVQKTEPTTEPDMA, encoded by the exons ATGGTGCATCTAGTCTGCAG GAGCCAAGGCCCTTCACGATGGTCCCACTGCAGGAAAAGAGGAATTGATGGAAGCCTGCGGTCAAGTAGAGATGGTGGTTGTAGGGAAAACGATGGGaacactgacagcagagacagacactCCGACAGCAGACATGCCAG TTTCACGACTCCAGAAAGCAGAGGCCCGGTGTCTCGTTGTGGTGGACAGGCTGACTGGGGCAGCCAGGTGGAGGATGATGAGATGAGAAGGGATGTACACAGAGACATGCAGCG TTACAGGAGGAGGATACTGGGTGCAGAGGtcacccagagagagagaaagacctCCTCTGGCTCCTCTGGGAG ctgtgaCTCCAGAGAGGGAGAAACCATGGAGACTGATGAGGCTGTGTTGGTACggagacagaaacagatcaACTATGGCAAGAATACACTGGCCTATGACCGATACACCAAGGAAGTTCCTAA ACACATGCGTCAGCCGGGTGTTCATCCAAAGACTCCTAATAAGTTCAGGAAGTACAGTCGGCGCTCCTGGGACCAGCAGATCAAACTGTGGAAGGTCAAACTGCACGCCTGGGACCCCCCTGCAGAGGAGGGCCAAGACAAAGTCCTTGATAACAt TGATGAGCTGGGTCTCGATGACGTGATGGACATTGAGCTGGACTTCCCAACCTTGTCAGACTCCCAGAATGCCATGGCCTCTCTCAACACGCACAACCTTTCACTGGAG GGTGAAGACTCTTCGGGAACTCCAGTTAAAGTACAGAAGACAGAACCCACAACGGAGCCTGACATGGCATAG
- the LOC121902594 gene encoding histone RNA hairpin-binding protein isoform X1 gives MSDWIRGRRRGAHSSENENRSQGPSRWSHCRKRGIDGSLRSSRDGGCRENDGNTDSRDRHSDSRHASFTTPESRGPVSRCGGQADWGSQVEDDEMRRDVHRDMQRYRRRILGAEVTQRERKTSSGSSGSCDSREGETMETDEAVLVRRQKQINYGKNTLAYDRYTKEVPKHMRQPGVHPKTPNKFRKYSRRSWDQQIKLWKVKLHAWDPPAEEGQDKVLDNIDELGLDDVMDIELDFPTLSDSQNAMASLNTHNLSLEGEDSSGTPVKVQKTEPTTEPDMA, from the exons ATGTCTGACTGGATCAGAGGCAGACGACGTGGTGCTCACAGCAGCGAAAATGAAAACAG GAGCCAAGGCCCTTCACGATGGTCCCACTGCAGGAAAAGAGGAATTGATGGAAGCCTGCGGTCAAGTAGAGATGGTGGTTGTAGGGAAAACGATGGGaacactgacagcagagacagacactCCGACAGCAGACATGCCAG TTTCACGACTCCAGAAAGCAGAGGCCCGGTGTCTCGTTGTGGTGGACAGGCTGACTGGGGCAGCCAGGTGGAGGATGATGAGATGAGAAGGGATGTACACAGAGACATGCAGCG TTACAGGAGGAGGATACTGGGTGCAGAGGtcacccagagagagagaaagacctCCTCTGGCTCCTCTGGGAG ctgtgaCTCCAGAGAGGGAGAAACCATGGAGACTGATGAGGCTGTGTTGGTACggagacagaaacagatcaACTATGGCAAGAATACACTGGCCTATGACCGATACACCAAGGAAGTTCCTAA ACACATGCGTCAGCCGGGTGTTCATCCAAAGACTCCTAATAAGTTCAGGAAGTACAGTCGGCGCTCCTGGGACCAGCAGATCAAACTGTGGAAGGTCAAACTGCACGCCTGGGACCCCCCTGCAGAGGAGGGCCAAGACAAAGTCCTTGATAACAt TGATGAGCTGGGTCTCGATGACGTGATGGACATTGAGCTGGACTTCCCAACCTTGTCAGACTCCCAGAATGCCATGGCCTCTCTCAACACGCACAACCTTTCACTGGAG GGTGAAGACTCTTCGGGAACTCCAGTTAAAGTACAGAAGACAGAACCCACAACGGAGCCTGACATGGCATAG
- the LOC121902594 gene encoding histone RNA hairpin-binding protein isoform X2 — translation MSDWIRGRRRGAHSSENENRSQGPSRWSHCRKRGIDGSLRSSRDGGCRENDGNTDSRDRHSDSRHASFTTPESRGPVSRCGGQADWGSQVEDDEMRRDVHRDMQRRRILGAEVTQRERKTSSGSSGSCDSREGETMETDEAVLVRRQKQINYGKNTLAYDRYTKEVPKHMRQPGVHPKTPNKFRKYSRRSWDQQIKLWKVKLHAWDPPAEEGQDKVLDNIDELGLDDVMDIELDFPTLSDSQNAMASLNTHNLSLEGEDSSGTPVKVQKTEPTTEPDMA, via the exons ATGTCTGACTGGATCAGAGGCAGACGACGTGGTGCTCACAGCAGCGAAAATGAAAACAG GAGCCAAGGCCCTTCACGATGGTCCCACTGCAGGAAAAGAGGAATTGATGGAAGCCTGCGGTCAAGTAGAGATGGTGGTTGTAGGGAAAACGATGGGaacactgacagcagagacagacactCCGACAGCAGACATGCCAG TTTCACGACTCCAGAAAGCAGAGGCCCGGTGTCTCGTTGTGGTGGACAGGCTGACTGGGGCAGCCAGGTGGAGGATGATGAGATGAGAAGGGATGTACACAGAGACATGCAGCG GAGGAGGATACTGGGTGCAGAGGtcacccagagagagagaaagacctCCTCTGGCTCCTCTGGGAG ctgtgaCTCCAGAGAGGGAGAAACCATGGAGACTGATGAGGCTGTGTTGGTACggagacagaaacagatcaACTATGGCAAGAATACACTGGCCTATGACCGATACACCAAGGAAGTTCCTAA ACACATGCGTCAGCCGGGTGTTCATCCAAAGACTCCTAATAAGTTCAGGAAGTACAGTCGGCGCTCCTGGGACCAGCAGATCAAACTGTGGAAGGTCAAACTGCACGCCTGGGACCCCCCTGCAGAGGAGGGCCAAGACAAAGTCCTTGATAACAt TGATGAGCTGGGTCTCGATGACGTGATGGACATTGAGCTGGACTTCCCAACCTTGTCAGACTCCCAGAATGCCATGGCCTCTCTCAACACGCACAACCTTTCACTGGAG GGTGAAGACTCTTCGGGAACTCCAGTTAAAGTACAGAAGACAGAACCCACAACGGAGCCTGACATGGCATAG